In Hemicordylus capensis ecotype Gifberg chromosome 13, rHemCap1.1.pri, whole genome shotgun sequence, a single window of DNA contains:
- the GNG13 gene encoding guanine nucleotide-binding protein G(I)/G(S)/G(O) subunit gamma-13 — MDEWDAPQWKKEVESLQYQLAFKREMSSKTIPEFLKWIEDGIPEDPFLNPELMKNNPWVEKGKCTIL, encoded by the exons ATGGATGAATGGGACGCCCCCCAGTGGAAAAAGGAAGTGGAAAGCCTTCAGTACCAGCTGGCTTTCAAGCGGGAGATGTCTTCAAAAACCATCCCTGA ATTTCTTAAGTGGATAGAAGATGGAATTCCTGAAGACCCATTTCTCAATCCAGAGCTGATGAAGAACAACCCCTGGGTGGAGAAAGGAAAATGCACCATCCTCTAA